In Quercus lobata isolate SW786 chromosome 12, ValleyOak3.0 Primary Assembly, whole genome shotgun sequence, a genomic segment contains:
- the LOC115971474 gene encoding probable sodium/metabolite cotransporter BASS6, chloroplastic isoform X6: MFAVGVNSRENDFLEAFKRPAALFAGYVGQFVVKPLLGYFFGIISVTLFGLPTSIGAGIMLVSCVSGAQLSSYATFLTDPQMAPLSIIMTSLSTATAVFVTPMLSLLLIGKRLPVDVKGMVFSITQIVVAPIAAGLLLNRFFPKICNAIRPFLPPLSVLVTALCVGAPLAINIKSVLSPFGATILFLIVAFHLSAFIAGYVFTGLVFHKAPDVKELQRTLSYETGMQSSLLALALANRFFQDPLVSVPPAVSTVIMSLMGFSLVMIWAKRKE; encoded by the exons ATGTTTGCAGTAGGGGTTAATTCCAGAGAGAATGATTTCCTTGAAGCATTCAAGAGACCAGCAGCTCTTTTTGCTGGTTATGTTGGCCAATTTGTTGTTAAACCTCTGCTAGGatatttttttggcattatCTCAGTCACACTTTTTGGTCTTCCAACCTCCATTG GTGCTGGGATTATGTTGGTTTCTTGTGTTAGTGGGGCTCAGCTCTCAAGTTATGCTACTTTTCTCACAGACCCACAAATGGCCCCTCTAAGCATTATTATGACATCATTGTCTACTGCTACTGCAGTATTTGTCACACCAATGTTATCACTCTTGCTCATTGGAAAAAGACTTCCTGTTGATGTAAAAGGAATGGTGTTTAGCATTACGCAGATTGTAGTTGCACCCATTGCTGCAGGCTTGCTATTGAATCG GTTCTTCCCCAAGATCTGTAATGCTATTCGGCCATTTTTGCCTCCACTATCAGTATTAGTGACAGCTCTTTGTGTTGGAGCCCCACTTGCGATTAACATCAAGTCTGTTCTATCTCCTTTCGGAGCAACCATTTTGTTCCTCATTGTTGCATTCCATTTGTCAGCATTCATAGCTGGTTATGTCTTTACTGGTTTAGTGTTCCATAAGGCTCCTGATGTGAAAGAGCTGCAAAGAACACTTTCCTATGAGACAG gtaTGCAAAGCAGTCTTCTGGCCCTCGCACTTGCAAATAGGTTCTTCCAAGATCCACTTGTGAGTGTGCCTCCCGCAGTCTCG ACTGTAATCATGTCTTTAATGGGCTTCTCTCTTGTGATGATTTGGGCTAAGAGGAAAGAATAA